GTTTACTCCTGAACTTTCCACTCGGCAAATATTGTTTGAATTTCAGCAATAGCCATCTCCGTTGCTGCTTCTGGAGATAAACCCTCAACAATGACCTGTTCTATTGCTTTTCCCCATACATTTTCAGCAAAAATTTGGGAATAGGGTGCAAACAGAATCGAAGACAACGGCGCAACAAAACGAAATTGTTCTGATGCGACCTTGAGATGGGGATCATTCGTATTATTCCAAAATGGATCTGATAACAGTTGTGGCATAACGGGGAAATAACGTCCAGCAGACCCTTTTAAATAGTTTAAAAGGATTTCTGGTTTTGCTAAAAAAGAGAGAAAACTTTTAGCTTCCTGGGCATGGGGAGAATTTTCATTTGTACCTCTTGCCAAAAAGCCCAGAAATTATTCCAATCTTTGGGAATATCACGTTCTTGAAATCCGGCTTCTTCCAGTAAATCTCGCCAATAATGGAGATGTAAAGTTTGCTGCTGAAGAGGTACACCGTAATAGCCAAATTTCTTAGATGTCTGATTGTAGAGATAAACCGATTGAATCGCGCTGGGAGTATAAAGGGTTTTGATAGGTTTAATAATATCGGAAACCTCAGCAACTTTACCTTCCCAAGCCGCTTTAGGATTGACGGCAAATTCTAACCGTCGATTATAAACAATATCGGGTAAATTTTGGGTTTCTAAGGCGTTTAGTGTTTGTTTTAAGTTTTCATCATCACTAAATAATGTCAGTTCTGCTTTGAGTCCAGTTTGTTGTTCCCAAGCTTTAATCACCGTTTGCAACGCTTCATCTTCTTCGGGATAAAACCCTTTTGTCCACCAAATAGTTAAAGGCGACTTGAGATTAGAAGTAGAGGTGTTTTGAGATAAATGTTGAGACTGTTCCGCACAAGTCACTAAAACCAAACTTATTATAAATAATAAGCTAAAAATCAAAAATTTTTTCATATTAACGATTGAGATTTCATTCAAAGTTAACACACGGATTTTTGATTCCGTTTCAGGCGTTTTTGGGTATACATTAATTCATCTGCTTGAGTGACTAATTCTTCCAGACGAGTATGATAACTGGGATTAAAATTAATACTGCCAACACTCATCGATAACTGAAAACTGAAAAAGCTATTTTCATTAAACTGATCAATTTCGTATTTTAAACGACTTTCTATATTTTCACAATAACCGATACAATTAGGAGCAAAAATTACAAATTCATCTCCTCCCAAACGGGCAACAATATCAGACTCTCGAAAGGTTTGTTTCAAAACTTGAGCCATAGCCCGAATCAAAGCATCTCCCTGGTCATGACCCCAAGTATCATTGACTATTTTTAAGCCATCTAAATCTATGAAAATGATCCAACAAGATGTGTGTAAACGTCGAGCTAACTTTAATTGTTGTTCAGCTAAAACAAAAAATCCCCGACGATTTAATAATCCGGTTAGTTCATCCGTTAAAGATAATTGTCTGACTTCTGCTTCTGCTTTTCGTCGTTCTCCAATTTCTTCAGCTAATTGTTGATTTAAAGTTTGTAATTGGGAAGTACGATGGCGGACTCGTTGTTCTAATTCAGAATAAACTTGAACATTTTCCATCGCTACTGCGGTTGTATCGGCTAAAGCTTGTAATAATTTCACTTCTTCAGCAGTCGGTTGATGCAAAATTGCCCAATAAATTCCAATCGCCCCAATCGGGTCAAGGGTACGAATGGGAACCATTGCTAAACTCTTAACAAAGGTGGGTTGATAGGCGGCATAGGGAACTCGTTCATCCCCATAAATATCAGAAATAATTGCAGGTTGACGATGAATCATTGTCCAACCTCCAAGACAAATTTCTATCGGAAATCTTTGACCTTTCCACAGAGGAGCAATGGAATCTTCATCAGCATAAAAACATTGATCCTGATCTCGCAAAACAAAACTCGCCCCGTCAGATTTGGTCAGTTCGCGGGCTGCGTGTTTAACAATCGTCATAATGGTTGGCAAATCCCGCGCCAGAGAAAGTTCCTGCACAACAGTAATTAACCGTTCCATCGCTTGATAATACCCAGGTTGGATACTGTGAGGTTCGCCCGATTGGAGAGCCGGGGTAATAGGGGAAGAAAGTATTGTATTCATAACAAAAGTTAGCTAGGAGAAATAAATAAAAATATTAAACTCTCGGCTAAAACTGAATTTTTTGCTAACACTTTGAGTCTAAGTTGTTTCTGACTTCCCCTAGGCTTAAAGATGAGGCTAAACGACCCGATTTTGCCGAATACATTCAGCATACCATTGAAAACTGGCTTTAGGGATGCGTTTTTGTGTAATATAATCCAGATAAATTAAGCCAAAACGACGTTGATAACCCCAAGCCCATTCAAAGTTATCCATTAAGCTCCAAACGAAATATCCTTTTAAGGGATATCGTTCAACAAGAGCACGATAAGCTGATTTAAAATGCTGACGTAAATACATAATCCGATCCGTATCGATGACTTCTCCTTGGGGAGTTAATTCATCTTCGGCTGCACAGCCACTTTCTGTAATTAAAATAGGTAAATCTGCTCGATCTAAGGTTTCACTGATATGACGAATTCCCCAATAAATACACTCAGGAACGATATTCAACCAAGGCATATTCATGCGAGGATATCCTTTAGGTAGTCCCAGAAATTCAAACCCCTGAGAATTATCAGATGCACGGACATAAGTTGCTGAGTAAATATTTAATCCTAATTGGTCTAAGGGCTGATGAATAATTTCTAAATCTCCGGGTAAAATATCCGGGGCTTCATTTCCTAATAATTCCAATAAAACGGGACTATAGGAACCGGTTAAAGCCGGAAAGATAATTCCCCCATTTTCACCACAAAGGGCAAAGGCTTTTTGGGCGGCTAAAATATTTTCTGGTGTTTCTGTAATGGGAACTGTTACCGCACAATTATCGACTAAAGAAACGGTACAAGGAACCGTCGAATTTGCCCGAATGGCTTGCACCCCTAACCCATGAGCTAATAAGGCATGATGGGAGGTTTGCCAAACTTCTTTGGGGCGGGAAACAATGGTTCCCGGTGCATGGGGAGGAAGGGCATTGACTTGATAACCTAAATGGGTAAAACAAGGAATTTCATTAATGGTCATCCAAGAGGTAATGCGATCGCCTAATTTATTAACAACAACCGCCACATAATCGGCAAAATCCTGAGCCATTTCTCGACTACGCCAAGACCCATATAAATCCTCTAAAGCTTGGGGACTATCCCAATGAAATAAAGTCGCATGGGGGGTAATTCCATTCTTTAATAAGGTATCGACTAAACGTTGATAAAAATCCAGTCCAGCTTCATTCACAGTTCCTCGTCCATCGGGAATAATTC
The Planktothrix tepida PCC 9214 genome window above contains:
- a CDS encoding ABC transporter substrate-binding protein, with the translated sequence MKKFLIFSLLFIISLVLVTCAEQSQHLSQNTSTSNLKSPLTIWWTKGFYPEEDEALQTVIKAWEQQTGLKAELTLFSDDENLKQTLNALETQNLPDIVYNRRLEFAVNPKAAWEGKVAEVSDIIKPIKTLYTPSAIQSVYLYNQTSKKFGYYGVPLQQQTLHLHYWRDLLEEAGFQERDIPKDWNNFWAFWQEVQMKILPMPRKLKVFSLF
- a CDS encoding GGDEF domain-containing protein, which translates into the protein MNTILSSPITPALQSGEPHSIQPGYYQAMERLITVVQELSLARDLPTIMTIVKHAARELTKSDGASFVLRDQDQCFYADEDSIAPLWKGQRFPIEICLGGWTMIHRQPAIISDIYGDERVPYAAYQPTFVKSLAMVPIRTLDPIGAIGIYWAILHQPTAEEVKLLQALADTTAVAMENVQVYSELEQRVRHRTSQLQTLNQQLAEEIGERRKAEAEVRQLSLTDELTGLLNRRGFFVLAEQQLKLARRLHTSCWIIFIDLDGLKIVNDTWGHDQGDALIRAMAQVLKQTFRESDIVARLGGDEFVIFAPNCIGYCENIESRLKYEIDQFNENSFFSFQLSMSVGSINFNPSYHTRLEELVTQADELMYTQKRLKRNQKSVC
- a CDS encoding GH1 family beta-glucosidase, with the translated sequence MVRNQFPPDFMWGVATASYQIEGAVAEGGRKPSVWDTFSQTPGRVLNGETGDPACDHYHRYETDIQLMVELGIKHYRFSIAWSRIIPDGRGTVNEAGLDFYQRLVDTLLKNGITPHATLFHWDSPQALEDLYGSWRSREMAQDFADYVAVVVNKLGDRITSWMTINEIPCFTHLGYQVNALPPHAPGTIVSRPKEVWQTSHHALLAHGLGVQAIRANSTVPCTVSLVDNCAVTVPITETPENILAAQKAFALCGENGGIIFPALTGSYSPVLLELLGNEAPDILPGDLEIIHQPLDQLGLNIYSATYVRASDNSQGFEFLGLPKGYPRMNMPWLNIVPECIYWGIRHISETLDRADLPILITESGCAAEDELTPQGEVIDTDRIMYLRQHFKSAYRALVERYPLKGYFVWSLMDNFEWAWGYQRRFGLIYLDYITQKRIPKASFQWYAECIRQNRVV